A DNA window from Engystomops pustulosus chromosome 6, aEngPut4.maternal, whole genome shotgun sequence contains the following coding sequences:
- the SLC25A39 gene encoding mitochondrial glutathione transporter SLC25A39 isoform X1, which produces MAGMAVEDPSTPRCGITPLQQIMASGTGALLTSLFVTPLDVVKIRLQSQKKPFSKVMSVKSLPRAPPLRHPTWRCFLYCNGLMDHLFVCQHATACSTWYRAPTHFHGTVDAFVKITRYEGLTSLWSGLPPTLVMAVPATIIYFTCYDQLRDFLCYNMGYSGSHIPLVAGALARLGAVTVISPLELIRTKLQSRQLSYIELGACLRSAVTQGGWLSLWKGWGPTVLRDVPFSALYWFNYELVKKRLSDKWGTSETQFLINFTSGALSGAVAAILTLPFDVVKTHRQIELGDLEMVSSRRKRSSTWGAMRIIRAESGTRGLFAGFMPRVIKVAPACAIMISSYEFGKNYFQKRNQEMLQNI; this is translated from the exons ATGGCAGGGATGGCAGTGGAGGACCCCAGTACCCCCCGGTGTGGGATCACCCCACTGCAGCAAATAATGGCCTCAGGAACCGGTGCTCTTCTCACCTCACTTTTTG TGACGCCCCTCGACGTTGTGAAGATCCGACTGCAGTCACAGAAGAAACCATTCTCCAAAG TCATGTCTGTAAAGTCTCTTCCCCGGGCACCCCCCTTGCGCCACCCCACAT GGCGCTGTTTCCTGTACTGTAATGGCCTCATGGATCATCTGTTTGTGTGCCAGCACGCCACAGCTTGCAGTACCTGGTATCGTGCACCTACCCACTTCCATGGCACGGTG GATGCCTTTGTGAAGATAACACGTTATGAGGGTTTAACATCACTTTGGAGCGGTCTACCCCCTACATT GGTTATGGCTGTGCCTGCAACCATTATCTATTTCACTTGTTATGATCAGCTGAGGGATTTTCTCTGTTACAACATGGGATACAGCGGCAGTCACATCCCTCTTGTTGCTGGAGCACTTGCCCgct TGGGTGCAGTCACGGTCATCAGCCCTTTGGAGTTAATTCGTACAAAACTCCAGTCACGACAGCTTTCATACATTGAGCTAGGAGCCTGTCTGCGATCTGCTGTCACTCAGGGTGGATGGTTGTCTCTTTGGAAAGGATGGGGACCTACAGTGCTGAGGGATGTTCCCTTTTCCG CGCTCTATTGGTTTAATTATGAGCTTGTGAAGAAGCGGCTCAGTGACAAGTGGGGGACGTCGGAGACCCAATTTCTCATCAATTTCACATCGGGGGCCCTGTCTGGAGCA GTGGCAGCCATCCTCACTCTGCCATTTGATGTAGTGAAGACTCACAGACAAATTGAACTTGGAGACTTGGAAATGG TATCATCAAGACGAAAGCGATCTTCCACATGGGGGGCCATGCGCATTATCAGAGCAGAATCCGGCACCCGTGGACTATTTGCAG GCTTTATGCCACGAGTCATCAAGGTGGCCCCAGCCTGTGCTATAATGATCAGCTCTTATGAATTTGGGAAGAATTATTTCCAAAAGAGGAACCAGGAAATGCTTCAAAATATATGA
- the SLC25A39 gene encoding mitochondrial glutathione transporter SLC25A39 isoform X2: protein MAGMAVEDPSTPRCGITPLQQIMASGTGALLTSLFVTPLDVVKIRLQSQKKPFSKGRCFLYCNGLMDHLFVCQHATACSTWYRAPTHFHGTVDAFVKITRYEGLTSLWSGLPPTLVMAVPATIIYFTCYDQLRDFLCYNMGYSGSHIPLVAGALARLGAVTVISPLELIRTKLQSRQLSYIELGACLRSAVTQGGWLSLWKGWGPTVLRDVPFSALYWFNYELVKKRLSDKWGTSETQFLINFTSGALSGAVAAILTLPFDVVKTHRQIELGDLEMVSSRRKRSSTWGAMRIIRAESGTRGLFAGFMPRVIKVAPACAIMISSYEFGKNYFQKRNQEMLQNI, encoded by the exons ATGGCAGGGATGGCAGTGGAGGACCCCAGTACCCCCCGGTGTGGGATCACCCCACTGCAGCAAATAATGGCCTCAGGAACCGGTGCTCTTCTCACCTCACTTTTTG TGACGCCCCTCGACGTTGTGAAGATCCGACTGCAGTCACAGAAGAAACCATTCTCCAAAG GGCGCTGTTTCCTGTACTGTAATGGCCTCATGGATCATCTGTTTGTGTGCCAGCACGCCACAGCTTGCAGTACCTGGTATCGTGCACCTACCCACTTCCATGGCACGGTG GATGCCTTTGTGAAGATAACACGTTATGAGGGTTTAACATCACTTTGGAGCGGTCTACCCCCTACATT GGTTATGGCTGTGCCTGCAACCATTATCTATTTCACTTGTTATGATCAGCTGAGGGATTTTCTCTGTTACAACATGGGATACAGCGGCAGTCACATCCCTCTTGTTGCTGGAGCACTTGCCCgct TGGGTGCAGTCACGGTCATCAGCCCTTTGGAGTTAATTCGTACAAAACTCCAGTCACGACAGCTTTCATACATTGAGCTAGGAGCCTGTCTGCGATCTGCTGTCACTCAGGGTGGATGGTTGTCTCTTTGGAAAGGATGGGGACCTACAGTGCTGAGGGATGTTCCCTTTTCCG CGCTCTATTGGTTTAATTATGAGCTTGTGAAGAAGCGGCTCAGTGACAAGTGGGGGACGTCGGAGACCCAATTTCTCATCAATTTCACATCGGGGGCCCTGTCTGGAGCA GTGGCAGCCATCCTCACTCTGCCATTTGATGTAGTGAAGACTCACAGACAAATTGAACTTGGAGACTTGGAAATGG TATCATCAAGACGAAAGCGATCTTCCACATGGGGGGCCATGCGCATTATCAGAGCAGAATCCGGCACCCGTGGACTATTTGCAG GCTTTATGCCACGAGTCATCAAGGTGGCCCCAGCCTGTGCTATAATGATCAGCTCTTATGAATTTGGGAAGAATTATTTCCAAAAGAGGAACCAGGAAATGCTTCAAAATATATGA